A stretch of the Sulfolobus acidocaldarius SUSAZ genome encodes the following:
- a CDS encoding tRNA-splicing endonuclease — MIQGEILGDKVLINDVEKAKEIYKLGYYGKPLDITKPKSPEDIKKPLILSLIEALYLSKKKIIEVVRDGKVIDDALLYKIGMENIPRFQLLYTVYEDLREKKFVVRSGMKYGADFAIYTVAPGLEHAPYLVIAIDEEQEISPNEILGFGRVSHSTRKNLILSIVNQRNRSIRYIMFKWLKL; from the coding sequence ATGATCCAAGGGGAAATATTAGGAGATAAAGTGCTAATTAATGATGTAGAGAAAGCTAAAGAAATATATAAGTTGGGATATTACGGCAAACCATTAGACATAACAAAGCCTAAAAGCCCTGAAGACATAAAAAAACCTCTCATTCTATCTCTTATAGAAGCCCTGTATCTCTCAAAGAAGAAAATTATAGAGGTTGTGAGAGATGGTAAAGTGATCGATGACGCACTCTTATACAAAATCGGGATGGAGAATATACCCAGGTTTCAATTACTATATACTGTCTATGAGGACTTAAGAGAGAAGAAGTTTGTGGTCAGGTCGGGGATGAAGTATGGTGCTGATTTTGCAATTTATACGGTTGCGCCGGGTCTTGAACATGCACCGTATCTTGTAATAGCAATAGACGAAGAACAAGAGATTTCACCGAATGAAATTCTAGGTTTCGGAAGGGTTTCGCATAGTACTAGAAAAAATTTAATACTATCTATTGTGAATCAAAGGAATAGGAGCATAAGGTACATAATGTTTAAATGGTTGAAATTATAA
- a CDS encoding phosphate transport regulator: MSLPEVSIEEQLQYIANQILDQLRILYQQFTENNANHTQVYSKIDGIKSSVEDLKYKLGEYIFRVAEGINNKELYLDILSDFEKISQNISAASYRFGVLNNVIKVYDNVLQNLSITITEKLIAALMNTIEAIRLLSVSSKKASEKARNVIKIEEEVDDLYRNFEVKLFEREQSGIAYILLTKDVADRLEDCADLLRNVANSILYISFLRE; this comes from the coding sequence ATGAGTTTACCAGAAGTCTCAATCGAAGAACAATTACAGTATATAGCCAACCAGATATTAGACCAACTGAGGATATTATATCAACAATTTACCGAGAACAACGCTAACCATACTCAAGTCTATTCGAAAATAGACGGAATAAAATCGTCCGTAGAAGATTTGAAATATAAGTTGGGAGAATATATATTTAGAGTAGCAGAAGGGATAAATAACAAAGAATTATACTTAGATATTTTAAGTGATTTTGAGAAAATATCACAAAATATAAGCGCAGCGTCTTATAGATTTGGAGTTTTAAATAACGTAATTAAAGTGTATGATAATGTACTTCAAAATCTAAGTATTACAATAACAGAAAAATTGATTGCAGCATTAATGAATACTATAGAAGCCATACGCTTGTTATCAGTAAGTTCAAAAAAAGCATCAGAGAAAGCTAGAAATGTAATTAAAATCGAGGAAGAGGTAGATGACCTGTATAGGAATTTTGAGGTTAAACTTTTCGAAAGAGAACAAAGTGGTATTGCTTATATTTTACTTACTAAGGATGTTGCAGATAGGTTGGAAGATTGCGCAGATCTACTACGAAATGTGGCAAATAGTATACTTTATATAAGCTTTCTAAGAGAATAG
- a CDS encoding glycyl-tRNA synthetease, with translation MPDLQTKVIELARRRGIFWPSYEIYGGVAGLYDIGPIGVRIKNKIVDLWRKHFIKDNSDFVVEIDTPALTPYKVLEASGHVDNFTDPVVECNSCHNVYRADHLVEEIAKVTTEGLPPSELDKIIREKGIKCPKCGGELGEVRLFNLLFETRIGPYSTNKAFLRPETAQGMFTSFKRVYEAFRQKLPIGIAQIGKVGRNEISPRQGLIRMREFTIMEVEFFFDPTSDVEPPLDRLYDLEINILRGDDKARGEEKYTKYKFSEIVNEKIVINKWMAYWMGVASNFVNSLGISSFYFEEKLPHERAHYSKQTFDQIVVIDNVKVEISGHAYRSDYDLSRHSTYSGQDLSIFKKFDTPKIVKKKTLILNKDLVTKEGRDFNKTIMEIINTKTVEEIERMILNKEKVLGKDIDMYVKIVEREEKISGERVIPHVIEPSFGVERCLYLTLLNSYMEKDGRIILSLPKRLSPYDIAIFPLLEKDELIKKAREIYDSLKEKYDIIFDDSGSIGKRYARVDEIGVPYSITVDPMTLTDNTVTIRDRDSWQQIRVNITDLMNVLDRLFKGEDFNKLGKVVSNNE, from the coding sequence ATGCCTGATCTACAAACAAAGGTTATCGAGCTTGCCAGAAGAAGAGGAATTTTTTGGCCTTCATATGAGATATATGGAGGCGTAGCTGGACTATATGACATAGGTCCTATAGGGGTTAGAATAAAAAATAAGATAGTAGACCTTTGGAGAAAGCATTTTATCAAAGACAATTCTGACTTCGTTGTAGAAATAGATACACCAGCTTTAACGCCGTATAAAGTACTAGAAGCCAGTGGCCATGTGGATAATTTCACTGATCCAGTGGTTGAATGTAATTCATGCCACAATGTATATAGAGCAGATCATTTGGTGGAAGAAATAGCCAAGGTCACAACTGAAGGTCTTCCTCCTTCTGAGTTAGACAAAATAATTAGAGAGAAAGGAATAAAATGTCCTAAATGTGGTGGCGAGCTTGGAGAAGTTAGACTATTCAACCTATTATTTGAAACCAGAATAGGCCCTTATTCCACAAATAAAGCATTTTTAAGACCAGAGACAGCTCAAGGAATGTTTACATCGTTTAAGAGAGTATATGAAGCATTTAGACAGAAGTTACCAATAGGTATTGCACAAATCGGAAAAGTAGGTAGAAATGAGATCTCCCCCCGACAAGGACTCATAAGAATGAGAGAATTTACTATAATGGAAGTTGAATTCTTCTTTGATCCAACTTCAGACGTAGAACCTCCCTTAGATAGATTATATGATCTAGAAATTAATATTCTCAGAGGGGACGACAAAGCAAGAGGCGAAGAAAAATATACAAAATACAAGTTCAGTGAAATAGTTAATGAGAAAATAGTTATCAACAAATGGATGGCTTATTGGATGGGTGTTGCCTCAAATTTTGTTAATTCACTAGGCATTTCGTCATTTTACTTTGAGGAAAAGCTACCACATGAAAGAGCACATTATTCTAAACAAACCTTTGACCAGATAGTAGTTATCGATAACGTAAAAGTTGAAATCTCGGGTCATGCGTATAGATCTGATTATGACTTATCAAGACATTCAACCTATAGTGGACAAGATTTGAGTATTTTTAAGAAATTTGATACACCCAAAATTGTTAAGAAGAAAACATTAATATTAAACAAGGACTTAGTTACAAAAGAAGGGAGAGATTTCAATAAAACAATCATGGAAATAATAAATACTAAAACCGTTGAAGAAATAGAAAGAATGATACTTAATAAAGAGAAAGTTCTAGGTAAAGACATAGATATGTATGTGAAAATAGTTGAAAGGGAAGAGAAAATTAGCGGTGAACGTGTTATCCCTCATGTTATTGAACCTTCATTTGGTGTTGAGAGATGCCTTTATCTAACACTCCTTAACTCCTATATGGAAAAAGATGGTAGGATTATACTCTCACTTCCAAAGAGACTTTCACCATATGATATAGCTATATTTCCGCTTCTTGAAAAGGATGAACTGATAAAGAAAGCTAGAGAAATTTACGATTCGTTAAAGGAAAAATACGATATAATCTTCGATGACAGTGGTAGTATCGGAAAAAGATACGCCAGAGTTGATGAAATCGGTGTGCCCTACTCAATTACCGTAGATCCTATGACATTGACTGATAATACTGTAACAATAAGAGATAGGGATAGTTGGCAACAAATAAGGGTAAATATAACTGACTTAATGAACGTATTAGATAGGTTATTTAAAGGTGAAGATTTTAATAAGCTAGGCAAAGTAGTTAGTAACAATGAGTAA
- a CDS encoding agmatinase has translation MVDSRLLYLNENSRQFAGFNKTTSPFVIVGIPLDITSSFRPGSRFAPSVIREVAQYIEFYSMRTGIDMGEIGFSDVGDIVMHPSNVEENIKRIKDVVSYFSEKGKIVISIGGEHSITVGTTEGTNADCVLSIDAHLDLRDEYMGYKYDHACVMRRISERGVKIIELGTRAVSKEELEYANQKGIMYLNPRQINLLGIRGTAEKVKRGLTECKRIYLTYDMDGIDPAYAPGVATPEPEGLDPTTVLEIVNMIIDKRIVGFDVVEISPPHDPSNITSVLASRFILETASIIFKSLSLS, from the coding sequence ATGGTCGATTCAAGGCTTTTGTACCTCAACGAGAATTCAAGGCAGTTTGCAGGTTTCAATAAAACTACATCTCCTTTTGTAATAGTAGGGATACCACTAGATATTACAAGCAGTTTTAGACCAGGCTCCAGATTCGCTCCCTCAGTAATCAGAGAAGTTGCGCAATATATAGAATTTTATTCCATGAGAACTGGAATAGATATGGGTGAAATAGGATTTAGTGATGTAGGAGACATTGTTATGCATCCATCAAATGTGGAAGAAAATATAAAACGCATAAAAGACGTAGTTTCTTACTTCTCTGAGAAGGGGAAAATTGTTATAAGCATAGGTGGAGAGCATAGTATAACAGTAGGTACAACTGAAGGAACAAATGCAGATTGTGTATTAAGTATCGATGCTCATCTTGATCTTAGGGACGAGTATATGGGTTATAAGTACGATCACGCTTGCGTAATGAGAAGGATTTCCGAAAGGGGAGTAAAGATTATTGAGCTAGGTACCAGAGCAGTATCTAAGGAGGAACTCGAATACGCAAACCAAAAGGGTATAATGTATCTAAATCCAAGGCAAATCAATTTATTAGGAATTAGAGGTACTGCTGAAAAGGTAAAAAGGGGATTAACGGAATGTAAGAGGATATACTTAACTTATGATATGGACGGAATCGATCCTGCATACGCTCCAGGAGTGGCGACGCCAGAGCCTGAAGGATTAGATCCTACTACAGTTCTAGAAATAGTTAATATGATTATAGATAAAAGAATTGTTGGGTTTGATGTGGTGGAAATATCGCCACCTCACGATCCATCCAACATAACTAGTGTCTTAGCATCTAGATTTATACTTGAAACAGCATCTATAATATTTAAATCGCTTTCACTATCTTAA
- a CDS encoding DNA-directed RNA polymerase subunit P: protein MAKYRCGKCWKELDDDQLKTLPGVRCPYCGYRIIYMVRKPTVKIVKAI, encoded by the coding sequence ATGGCAAAGTACAGATGTGGAAAGTGTTGGAAAGAATTAGATGACGACCAGCTAAAGACACTTCCTGGCGTAAGATGTCCATATTGCGGTTACAGAATAATCTATATGGTTAGAAAACCTACCGTTAAGATAGTGAAAGCGATTTAA
- a CDS encoding translation initiation factor Sui1: protein MSDLCGGLPPDICEQLTKEEQFIKIKVEKRRYGKEVTIVEGISNDETELKKIASELKSKLAAGGTVKNGKIELQGDHRDRVKELLIKMGFPESNILVIE from the coding sequence ATGTCTGATCTATGTGGAGGATTGCCACCAGATATATGTGAGCAATTAACAAAAGAGGAACAATTTATAAAAATAAAGGTTGAAAAAAGAAGATACGGGAAAGAGGTAACTATTGTAGAGGGAATATCAAATGATGAAACTGAATTAAAGAAAATAGCGTCAGAACTAAAATCAAAGTTAGCTGCAGGAGGAACTGTTAAGAATGGGAAAATTGAACTACAGGGAGATCATAGGGATAGAGTTAAAGAGCTGTTAATTAAAATGGGATTTCCTGAATCAAATATTCTTGTAATAGAATAA
- the tfb gene encoding transcription initiation factor IIB (stabilizes TBP binding to an archaeal box-A promoter; responsible for recruiting RNA polymerase II to the pre-initiation complex) yields MVEQSKVPSSSLCPPDKIIFDEERGEYICTETGEVIEERIIDQGPEWRAFTPEEKEKRSRVGGPLNQTIHDMGISTVIDWKDKDAMGRSLDPKRRLEVLRWRKWQIRTRIQSSIDRNLAQAMNELERIGNLLNLPKAVKDEAALIYRKAVEKGLVRGRSIESVVAASIYAACRRMKMARTLDEIAQFTKANRKEVARCYRLILRELDIEVPVSDPKDYVTRIGTLLSLSGITMKHAAEIIEKAKNSGLTAGKDPAGLAAAAIYIAALLNDERRTQKEIAQVAGVTEVTVRNRYKELTQELKIQIPSQ; encoded by the coding sequence ATGGTAGAACAAAGTAAGGTTCCTTCTTCCTCCCTATGTCCACCTGACAAGATAATATTTGATGAAGAACGTGGAGAATATATTTGTACTGAGACAGGTGAAGTAATAGAAGAAAGAATAATTGATCAAGGTCCTGAGTGGAGGGCATTTACTCCAGAGGAGAAAGAGAAGAGGAGTAGAGTAGGTGGACCTTTAAATCAAACAATTCATGACATGGGAATATCTACTGTTATAGATTGGAAGGACAAAGATGCAATGGGAAGGTCTTTAGACCCTAAGAGGAGATTAGAAGTACTAAGATGGAGAAAATGGCAGATAAGGACAAGGATCCAATCCTCAATAGACAGAAATCTAGCACAAGCTATGAATGAGCTTGAGAGAATTGGTAATTTACTCAATTTGCCTAAAGCAGTTAAGGATGAAGCTGCTCTAATTTACAGAAAAGCCGTAGAGAAAGGATTGGTCAGAGGAAGAAGTATCGAGAGTGTAGTTGCAGCTTCAATTTATGCAGCATGTAGAAGAATGAAAATGGCTAGAACACTAGACGAAATAGCCCAATTCACGAAGGCTAATAGGAAAGAAGTTGCCAGATGTTATAGGCTAATACTGAGAGAATTAGATATAGAAGTACCAGTTAGTGATCCTAAGGATTACGTTACTAGAATAGGTACTCTGTTAAGTTTAAGTGGTATAACAATGAAGCATGCTGCAGAGATAATAGAAAAGGCTAAGAATTCAGGATTAACTGCTGGTAAAGATCCTGCGGGACTAGCGGCTGCTGCAATTTATATAGCAGCATTACTGAATGACGAAAGAAGAACGCAGAAGGAAATTGCACAGGTAGCCGGCGTAACAGAAGTTACGGTTAGGAACAGATATAAAGAATTAACGCAAGAATTAAAGATACAGATTCCAAGTCAATAA
- a CDS encoding integrase, whose product MPNFYVSSKFYVKEIKGKYYVYVIEKGQDGKERQTYVGALDKIIETYMGVLGGNPLIKCRGRDLNPGHGLERPAYYRRIKLDRAVLPRRDILSPMN is encoded by the coding sequence ATGCCTAACTTTTACGTCTCTTCTAAATTCTATGTAAAAGAGATTAAGGGGAAGTATTACGTCTATGTTATAGAGAAGGGTCAAGACGGTAAGGAAAGGCAGACTTACGTTGGTGCTTTAGATAAGATCATAGAAACTTATATGGGGGTATTAGGGGGAAACCCCTTAATAAAGTGCCGCGGCCGGGATTTGAACCCGGGTCACGGGCTTGAGAGGCCCGCATACTACCGGCGCATTAAGCTTGACCGGGCTGTACTACCGCGGCGAGATATATTAAGCCCAATGAATTAA
- a CDS encoding protease — MNVGRKLKTLMFLSGTLTIVAEGIITYLIVLIIGIPTIFTAIFLVILWLVQWLIAPYLVGRNTEEVGPGDPLYEIVRKIAMESKVPTPRVFISYEEYPNAFAFGNYITGKRVAVTKPLLDILNQDELEAVLAHEVGHIKHLDVEIGMALGLIPTIIGYVGNFLLFTGWTLLFFAGDEVELILGLAMLAIGGVLFVLTFLLQIFVLWFNRLRESFADFHSATLYKDKAPYLATALAKIQIYAQNIRTDPFTGIIITAPPIKLKENERDAEELVMKWLHEHISPFADILMTHPHPAKRVKMLYSILQ; from the coding sequence GTGAACGTAGGAAGAAAACTTAAAACATTAATGTTCTTGTCAGGAACATTAACTATAGTAGCTGAGGGAATTATAACTTATCTCATTGTCTTAATTATTGGTATCCCTACAATATTTACTGCCATTTTTTTAGTTATCTTATGGTTAGTACAATGGCTAATAGCCCCTTATCTAGTAGGGAGAAATACGGAAGAAGTAGGTCCTGGTGACCCATTATATGAAATTGTGAGAAAAATAGCTATGGAATCAAAAGTTCCTACTCCTAGAGTCTTTATATCATATGAGGAGTATCCAAATGCCTTTGCATTTGGTAATTATATAACAGGAAAAAGAGTAGCAGTCACTAAACCTTTACTAGATATATTAAACCAAGATGAACTTGAGGCTGTATTAGCACATGAAGTTGGACATATAAAGCATTTGGACGTAGAAATTGGAATGGCACTAGGTCTCATACCTACTATAATAGGATACGTAGGTAACTTTCTACTATTTACAGGTTGGACATTATTATTCTTTGCAGGAGATGAAGTAGAGTTAATTTTAGGGCTTGCTATGCTCGCAATAGGAGGTGTACTATTCGTACTTACTTTCTTATTACAAATATTTGTACTTTGGTTCAATAGATTGAGAGAATCCTTTGCTGATTTTCATTCAGCAACACTTTACAAAGATAAAGCACCTTATCTAGCTACTGCTCTAGCTAAAATTCAGATATATGCACAAAATATTAGAACAGATCCGTTTACAGGAATTATAATAACTGCTCCACCAATAAAGCTAAAGGAGAACGAAAGAGACGCAGAAGAGCTAGTTATGAAATGGTTGCACGAGCATATATCTCCATTCGCAGATATACTGATGACACATCCTCATCCTGCAAAAAGAGTAAAAATGTTGTACAGTATATTACAGTGA
- a CDS encoding ATPase P, which produces MPNYRISKEEELKVVGMHCATCVETVTKAILSVQGVKDASVNLTSGEAKIIIEDNKKLKNVIQAIRKAGYDIITLEFIVKLNINQDEIGKVKDIIENIDGVISVKAGMERVIVELNPLSVSPEVILDEINRKGYKANIETEKITKRSEYKDFLVRLLVAVFTTLPLLFVNNIVLQLILSIPTQFYSGYPFHRGMIRAIRNGTTNMDVLVSLSSNTAWIYSLIQMFIGKEPFFLTSSSLITFILIGKLLEAFLKEKISEDVIKLTQVKARKIENGKEYEINSNELKVGDLVIVKTGDIIPADGVVESGEATVDESIYTGEALPTTKKKGDPVIGGSIVQTGALTVYVTRSGNRAYISQVVSAIKEAEFTKLPIQKLVDKVSSIFVPFVIIISLLSSIFWYYIFHAAFTFSLLIGIAVLASACPCGFGLATPTAIMIGIRKLAKRGIIVRNGDALQRLNETKRVIFDKTGTITSGKIKIMKAEGDIQLASALESLSNHPIAKAISQLHSDMTEKKIENFTEFQGQGVYGKINGHEIIVGKKEFVLNNCQTDEIVDDADILVCKDGKLEGKIWIADEIRPEAKMVIEYLKKHGYDLEIATGDSSKFADEVAKSLGLKLHKGLSAEEKAELVKEKPTVFIGDGVNDAIALKESHVGIAISSGTDIAKYAGDIIISNLSQLPYLLSQSARIVRKVKENVLWALVYNIILMPLAAGLLYPHIYISPEIAALAMSMNSVSVVLWSLVQ; this is translated from the coding sequence ATGCCTAACTATAGAATTTCCAAAGAGGAAGAATTAAAAGTAGTTGGTATGCATTGCGCTACGTGCGTAGAAACTGTTACAAAGGCTATATTGAGTGTTCAGGGTGTAAAAGATGCTTCAGTTAACCTTACTTCAGGAGAGGCTAAGATAATAATCGAGGATAACAAAAAACTGAAGAACGTTATACAGGCTATCAGGAAAGCTGGCTATGATATAATAACTCTAGAGTTTATTGTGAAATTAAATATTAATCAGGACGAAATAGGCAAGGTTAAGGATATAATAGAAAATATCGATGGAGTCATTTCCGTAAAAGCCGGAATGGAAAGAGTGATAGTTGAATTAAATCCACTTAGTGTATCACCTGAGGTAATATTAGACGAAATAAATAGGAAAGGATATAAAGCAAATATTGAAACAGAGAAAATAACTAAAAGATCTGAATATAAAGATTTTTTAGTCAGATTATTAGTAGCCGTATTTACTACCTTACCCCTTTTGTTCGTAAACAATATAGTTCTCCAGCTCATATTGTCTATTCCAACTCAATTCTATTCGGGATACCCATTTCATAGAGGGATGATTAGAGCTATAAGAAACGGAACTACAAATATGGACGTTTTAGTCTCCTTATCTTCCAATACAGCATGGATTTACAGCCTAATCCAGATGTTTATTGGAAAAGAGCCTTTCTTCCTTACTTCCTCATCACTAATTACATTTATACTTATTGGAAAGCTTCTAGAAGCATTCCTAAAAGAAAAGATCAGTGAGGATGTCATAAAACTAACACAAGTAAAAGCAAGAAAAATTGAGAATGGAAAAGAATACGAAATTAACTCTAACGAATTAAAAGTGGGTGATTTGGTAATCGTAAAAACCGGTGATATTATACCCGCAGATGGTGTGGTTGAAAGTGGTGAGGCTACTGTTGACGAGTCCATCTATACAGGAGAAGCGTTACCAACTACCAAAAAGAAAGGTGATCCAGTTATAGGAGGATCCATAGTTCAAACAGGCGCGTTAACGGTATATGTCACGAGAAGTGGCAACAGGGCATATATCTCTCAAGTAGTAAGCGCAATAAAAGAGGCTGAATTTACCAAATTACCCATTCAAAAATTAGTTGACAAAGTATCATCTATTTTTGTACCGTTTGTAATAATAATTTCACTTTTATCGTCAATCTTTTGGTACTATATTTTTCACGCTGCCTTTACATTCTCCTTATTAATAGGAATAGCAGTTCTTGCATCTGCATGCCCTTGTGGATTTGGACTTGCTACACCTACTGCTATAATGATAGGCATAAGAAAACTTGCTAAAAGAGGTATAATTGTAAGGAACGGTGATGCTCTACAGAGGCTAAATGAGACCAAGAGAGTTATTTTTGATAAAACTGGTACGATAACGTCAGGGAAAATAAAAATCATGAAGGCTGAGGGAGACATACAACTAGCCTCAGCATTAGAAAGCCTTAGTAATCATCCCATTGCAAAAGCTATATCCCAGCTACATTCAGATATGACAGAGAAGAAGATTGAAAATTTCACTGAATTCCAAGGTCAAGGAGTTTACGGTAAGATTAACGGACATGAAATAATCGTGGGGAAAAAGGAATTCGTATTAAACAATTGTCAAACTGATGAAATCGTGGATGATGCGGACATTCTTGTCTGTAAGGATGGTAAGTTAGAAGGAAAAATTTGGATCGCCGACGAGATTAGACCCGAAGCAAAAATGGTCATAGAGTATTTGAAAAAACATGGTTATGACTTAGAAATAGCTACTGGCGACTCCAGTAAATTTGCAGATGAAGTAGCTAAATCACTAGGTTTAAAATTACATAAAGGACTCTCAGCAGAGGAAAAAGCAGAATTAGTTAAAGAAAAACCTACAGTGTTTATTGGTGATGGTGTAAATGATGCTATTGCATTAAAAGAATCTCACGTTGGAATCGCCATTTCTTCAGGAACCGATATCGCAAAATATGCAGGAGATATAATAATTTCCAATCTGTCGCAACTTCCATACTTACTAAGCCAGAGTGCCAGAATAGTAAGAAAGGTTAAAGAAAATGTATTATGGGCTTTAGTCTACAATATAATATTAATGCCTCTAGCTGCTGGTCTCCTTTATCCTCATATTTACATATCTCCTGAAATTGCAGCTTTAGCGATGTCAATGAACAGCGTTAGTGTTGTTTTATGGAGTCTCGTTCAGTGA
- a CDS encoding AsnC family transcriptional regulator, which translates to MAVKLTPLEYKVLNILKHDSRRSASSIAKELQVSRATIAKTIKSLRSKNIKFSVEYWEEGELAVFAISKECLKGSKECYKLIDGRSVSIIRGSFDHIQQILEQNKIKNYLLAVDKVDSIKVIKEGLYCDYCGGEIKGTPITLKVRRRIYYTCCNTCKEHLRKKLSTSQI; encoded by the coding sequence ATGGCTGTTAAATTAACGCCATTAGAGTATAAGGTTCTTAATATACTTAAACATGATTCTAGGAGGAGCGCAAGTAGTATAGCTAAAGAGTTACAAGTGAGTAGAGCCACAATAGCTAAGACGATCAAATCACTTAGAAGTAAAAACATTAAATTCTCAGTGGAATATTGGGAGGAAGGAGAATTAGCAGTATTTGCTATATCCAAAGAATGTTTAAAGGGTTCTAAGGAGTGTTACAAGCTTATAGACGGGAGGTCTGTGTCGATTATTAGAGGTAGTTTTGATCATATACAACAGATTCTTGAGCAGAATAAGATAAAGAATTACCTATTGGCAGTGGATAAAGTGGACTCAATTAAGGTCATTAAGGAAGGGTTATATTGTGATTATTGCGGTGGTGAAATAAAGGGTACTCCTATTACTTTAAAGGTTAGAAGAAGGATTTATTACACTTGTTGTAATACATGCAAAGAACATTTGAGAAAAAAATTAAGTACTAGTCAAATTTAA